The genomic stretch GTGGGAGGACAGGTTCAGGCCGAGGCCGCTGCGGGCCGCGACCGGCGCGACCGAGCGGCGATCAACACGCCCCCTGTGAGGCCGGCGGCCGTAGCTGCAACGATTCCCCCGACGTAGGCCACCCGGCGGCGGTTGATCAACGACCGAATGGCCTGGTGTTCGCCAACCTCACCGACAGCGGCCAGCAGTTCTGGCAATGCACCCGGCGCCGGCTCAATCACCTCGGTTCGCAACGAGTGCATGGCCCGGAGCAGCTTCCGATACTGCACCAGTTCTGCTTGACACCGAAGGCACGTCTCCACATGGGCGCGATGCGCCGCCTTCAGTCCGTCGGTGCCATCCACTGCCTGCGGCAACGAATCGGCGATGTCCTCACAGATCACGGCTGCCCACCACAATGTCGGGCAACAGCTGGTCGCGCAGCTGATGTCGGGCTCGGTGTAGCCGCACCTTGGACGCCGAGACCGAAATGCCGAGCTGATCGGCGATGTCCTCGTGGGTCAGGTCGTAGATATCGCGCAAAACCACCACCGCCCGGAGCTTGGGCGCCAACGTGCCCAGCGCCTCGTCCAGACGGGCCCGCAGTTCGGTGCTCTCCGCCCTGCCAACCGGATCGCGGCTGGGCTCGGCGTCCGTTGGTTCCGGCTGATCGTCCAGGGCATCGTGGCGATGCCGGGAACGCTTCTTCAGGTGGGTCGATGCACAGTTGGCCGTGATGCGGTACATCCAGGTGGAAAACTTGGCGTCGCCCCGAAACTTGCCGATGCTGCGGTACCCGCGCAGGTAGGCCTCCTGTGCGACATCGAGGGCATCGTCCTCCGACCTGCACAGGCGCAACGCAAGGGTGAATACATCCCGGTAGGTGGCGGCCACCAGCGA from Candidatus Microthrix parvicella Bio17-1 encodes the following:
- a CDS encoding RNA polymerase sigma factor, which gives rise to MTENVPMAGRPASRHGASRIQPLRNVDGAVSVELTSTPPDLYSTVPPLARILNAVPDGPAGDKQMSAWVEAAQAGDREAFQSLVAATYRDVFTLALRLCRSEDDALDVAQEAYLRGYRSIGKFRGDAKFSTWMYRITANCASTHLKKRSRHRHDALDDQPEPTDAEPSRDPVGRAESTELRARLDEALGTLAPKLRAVVVLRDIYDLTHEDIADQLGISVSASKVRLHRARHQLRDQLLPDIVVGSRDL